The Persephonella atlantica region CTGGGACGACTAAAATGAAAAAGCTCTCTCCATCAAATATAGTTTTTTTACTGCTAATTGGAGCAGGTTTTTTATACTACCTTTACCTTAAAGGTCTTATATTTGCAAATTTTGAGAATTTAGAGCCTAAACAGGCATACCAGATTATGCAAAAAGAAAAAGACAGGGTAATACTTCTTGACGTAAGAACGCCGGAAGAACAAAAAACAGACGGAAAAATTCCGGGAGCTGTTATGATTCCCCTTGATGAGCTGCCTAACCAGATAGACAGGTTAGACAAAAATAAAAAAATATTAGTTTACTGCAGAACTGGAATGAGAAGCGCCTCTGCCTCCAGACTGCTTTCTTCTTTAGGATTCAAGGTTTACAACATAAAAGGAGGAATAAACAACTGGAAGTCTGAAGGTCTACCTGTGGAGAAATAACTACCAGTTTTTCACCCTAATGGAGTTAGCAATAACAAAAGCACTGGAGAGAACCATTGCCAGAGCTGCAAATATAGGTGTCAGCTTTCCTGAAACTGCCAGACCAATGCCAATAATATTATAAATAAAAGCCCAGAACATATTTGTATATATAACCTTTCTCACCTTTTTAGCTAAAAGC contains the following coding sequences:
- a CDS encoding rhodanese-like domain-containing protein; this translates as MKKLSPSNIVFLLLIGAGFLYYLYLKGLIFANFENLEPKQAYQIMQKEKDRVILLDVRTPEEQKTDGKIPGAVMIPLDELPNQIDRLDKNKKILVYCRTGMRSASASRLLSSLGFKVYNIKGGINNWKSEGLPVEK